The window TCCTTCTTTCACAATAGCATCCGTTCCTTGTTGGCGTAGGTTGAGATCATCTAACGATAGGCTACCTAGGAGACCAATTCTATCGCCCTGGCGCTGGTTGAAATCACCAATGATGTCAACACCATCGGAACGTCTGATCATAAAGACATCTTTCCCTGCACCACCCATTAAGCGATCGCGACCTGGGCCACCATAGAGGCGATCGTTGCCTCTATCCCCAAAGAGTAGATCATTCCCAGCATTACCACGCAGAATATCCCTACCTGTATTGCCTCGCAAACGATCATTGTCTTGTCCACCAGCTATTACATCGTTTCCATGACCACCGATGAGGGCATCATGACCATGACCACCCAAGAGAT of the Candidatus Obscuribacterales bacterium genome contains:
- a CDS encoding calcium-binding protein gives rise to the protein FGTSGDDSLQGRRSADYLVGFGGDDQLNGRQGNDHVHGGNGHDHLLGGHGHDALIGGHGNDVIAGGQDNDRLRGNTGRDILRGNAGNDLLFGDRGNDRLYGGPGRDRLMGGAGKDVFMIRRSDGVDIIGDFNQRQGDRIGLLGSLSLDDLNLRQQGTDAIVKEGRHVLCILQNTDISTLQSSDFVSV